A window of the Callospermophilus lateralis isolate mCalLat2 chromosome 7, mCalLat2.hap1, whole genome shotgun sequence genome harbors these coding sequences:
- the Lmo4 gene encoding LIM domain transcription factor LMO4 — translation MVNPGSSSQPPPVTAGSLSWKRCAGCGGKIADRFLLYAMDSYWHSRCLKCSCCQAQLGDIGTSCYTKSGMILCRNDYIRLFGNSGACSACGQSIPASELVMRAQGNVYHLKCFTCSTCRNRLVPGDRFHYINGSLFCEHDRPTALINGHLNSLQSNPLLPDQKVC, via the exons ATGGTGAATCCGGGCAGCAGCTCGCAGCCGCCCCCGGTGACGGCCGGCTCCCTCTCCTGGAAGCGGTGCGCAGGCTGCGGGGGCAAGATTGCGGACCGCTTTCTGCTCTATGCCATGGACAGCTATTGGCACAGCCGGTGCCTCAAGTGCTCCTGCTGCCAGGCGCAGCTGGGAGACATCGGCACGTCTTGTTACACCAAGAGCGGCATGATCCTTTGCAGAAATGACTACATTAG GTTATTTGGGAATAGCGGTGCTTGCAGTGCTTGCGGACAGTCAATTCCTGCGAGTGAGCTCGTCATGAGGGCGCAAGGCAATGTGTATCATCTTAAG TGTTTTACATGCTCTACCTGCCGGAATCGCCTGGTCCCGGGAGATCGGTTTCACTACATCAATGGCAGTTTATTTTGTGAACATGATAGACCTACAGCTCTCATCAATGGCCATTTGAATTCACTTCAGAGCAATCCACTACTGCCAGACCAGAAG GTCTGCTAA